In the Deltaproteobacteria bacterium genome, GAAAGGAGGTGAATTCGGCTCTATCTTCCGTCGAGTAAAGAGGGCAGGAGTCTAGGGATCATTATTCCAAGATACAAGGAGGGGCAAACATGGCTCAAGAACGGAAATGGATCATCTACACCATCGAAGACAAGCCGCCTACCGGAGAAAGCATCTTCCTGGGAATCCAGCACTACCTCACCATGTTTGGCGCCACGGTCTTGATTCCTCTCATCCTGGCAGGACAGATGAAGATGTCAGCCGGCGACACGGCTCTTCTCATCTCGACGATCTTTCTCAACTCGGGAATCACAACCTGGCTCCAATCTACCATAGGCAACAGGCTTCCCGTGGTTCAGGGTGGGTCCTTCTCCTTTCTCCCCCCGGCTTTCGTCATCATCGGGGCAACGGTGGGCAAGGGCATGGGTTTCGAAATCGCCGTCCAGCAGATCACCGGGGCCATTATCCTCGCGTCGGCCTTTGAAATCGTCCTGGGATGGACCGGTGTCATGGGAAAGGTCAAGAAATACGTAGGACCTGTAACCATCGGGCCCACCATCGCCTTGATCGGGTTGGCCCTGTACAAGATCGGGGCTCCCGTGGCCTTCTCAGGGGGGAAGGGAAGCAGCTGGCTAGTCGCCGGGCTTACGATCATCGCCCTGATCGTCTACTCCCAGTTCCTGGGCAAGAAGTCGAGGCTCTTTCTCCTCTTCCCCGTTCTGCTCGCTATCGTAACCGGATGGGTCATTGCCATCATCGTGTCGGCAATCGGCCTCGTCGGGCCCGGGGATCCAGCCTACGTGGACTGGTCGAAAGTCGCCGCCGCCCCGTGGCTCAGCTACAAGCCGATCGTTCCTTTCAAGTGGGGATTCCCCCAGTTCAACATAGCCTTCGCCCTTGCCATGGTGGCCGCCTACCTGGCCTCAATGATCGAATCGATAGGGGACTACTATGCGTGTGCGAGGATCAGCGAGGCTCCTGTTCCCACGGCGGATATGATCAGCAGGGGCCTGGGCACCGAAGGGATCGGATGTCTCATCGCGGGATTCCTCCAGACCTGTAACGGTTCGACCACATATTCGGAGAACATAGGGGCCATCGGTCTGACCCGAGTGGCGAGCCGCCACGTGGTGAGATGGGGGGCGACGGTGATGATCGTTCTCGCCTTTGTCACTAAGTTCGGGGCCATCTTCACCACCATGCCGGGTCCTGTGGTGGGTGCCATGTACTGCGGACTTTTCGGAATGATCGCCGCCGTGGGGCTCTCCAACCTCGTACTCTGCGACATGAATTCCGCACGGAATCTGTTCATAATCGGCTTTGCCTTCTTCATGGGGCTGAGTGTGCCAGAGTATTTCGACAAGTTTCCCATGGGTGCAGACTGGCCTCTCAGCGTAAAGTGGATCGGCGACATCATCACCACCGTGGGAAAGACGGGCATGGCCGTAGGCGGCCTCATCGGCCTCGTCCTGGACAACATCGTGCCCGGAACGGAGGAAGAGAGAGGGCTCAAGGCATGGGCGGAGGCTGGATGATCATGGAAACAGGCTCGTAGTAGATAGAGGAGAGGAAAGGCCAGAGGCCAACCGGAAGGGGGCGGAAAGGTATTCCAGGCAGGTATTCAATGCTGCTGCCCTCTTCCAGGCCTCACGACCGAGGAATCCCGCGTAGTGCTTGCCGCTCCGGCCACCCGAGGCGGCGATCCTGCAGATCAACCGGAGCCCCGCGGAGAAGTCTCAACGAGTCTTTGTATCCTTTTGCAGAGCAGAGACAGCGCCTCCCTTTCGGGTACATCCCGTATGAGCCGGAGGATCTGCCCGGAGGAGAGGACGACCTCGAGCCTATGGAGAAAGACCCCCTTCCTGAAGGGGTACCGGTTCACCTGGAAGCTCTTGATCGCGTCGAAAGGAACTTCCCGGCTCCGCCACACCCCCCGCAGGGAGAGGACCCTCCTCTCCCCGTCGAAAAGAATCGTCCCCCAGTACCGGGATTCCCGGATCAGGACCGTGAAAACCACGGGAAGGACGAGAAGCAAGGCCAGGGCGATGAAATACGGGAGAATCTCCCTGCCCGGCTGAGAGAAGAAGAGAACCAGAACGGCAAAGACCCCCCAAATCAAAAGAAGAACGATCCCCGCCTCCTCGATCACTTTCAGAGCCGGGAACCCCTGGCCGGAATGAATCGAGATCGTCTTCCCCTTCTCCAAGACTTCCATCCGATTCTCTCCTATGGTCGATCAGGATTGCGGGCCCCTGTCTCCTCTGCCGCCTCTTCGAGACGATAATCGGCCTCACGGCGGCACCCTTCGAGACGGGTCTCGACAGCCGCGGGATTCCCCGATTGCCCAGCCTCTACCTCCGCTTCCAAAAAGAGTAGAGGAACAAAACCACCACCCCCGCAAAGATGATCGCCCCGGGCACCGTTCCCCTCCCCTGGCAGACCTGAATCCCTATGGCAAAGGCGAGGACGAGACCCACAACAACCCATTTCAGGTACTTTTTCACACCACGTGCCCCCCTCGTCAGGAACCCCGGAACCCCCCGACGCCGCCTCTTGACGATCCCCGTCGCGTCTATTCTATATTCGAAACCCCTCCACGATGCAAGCGCCTTTTCTGGATGTCTTCATGGGGCGGCTCATTCCCGGCAATCTAGAGTATCCTGACTTTTGGAGAACACCCTTGCCTCCGGGCGACATTGCGGAAGCGGTGGGATACCCGTCAAGCGCGAGCGGGGAGGGGGAAGGGCGTGTTCGTGGTTCGTGTTCGTGAGTCGTGATTCGTGTTCGTGGTTCGTGTTCGTGATTCGTGGTTCGTGTTCGTGATTCGTGGTTCGTGTTCGTGATTCGTGGTTCGTGTTCGTGATTCGTGAGTCGTGTTCGTGATTCGTGAGTCGTGTTCGTGGGTCGTGAGTCGTGTTCCCGGGGAAGGGGCAGGAAATGCCCGCCCGCGAACCTTGATAGGGTCACCCCGTGAGCTCAGGAGCGAGGGGACAAGGATGTTCTCCTGCCAAAACAGAAAAAGATCGTGACATCATATACTTCTAAGAATCCTCGGCCGAAGACTCAGGAAACTCCACCCGGTTATCCGTTGACAAAGGACGGGCGATATGTGAGAAAGACTGGTATCCTTTACGATTCTCCCTGCTCTTACAGGGCCCCACAAAACGATTTGCCAGAGGAGGAACAGGAAATGACTCAACCCCTGGAGGGAATCACCGTCGTCGATCTCACAGCGGCCATGGCAGGCCCTTACTGCACCCAACTCCTGGCAGATTTCGGCGCCCGGGTCTTGAAGATCGAACCGCCGGGAAGAGGAGACATGCTCAGGGATTTCGGCCCCCCCTACCTGAAAGGCGAGAGTCCCTACTATCTCCTCAACAACAGGAACAAGAGGAGCATGACCCTCGACATCAGGACCGACGAGGGGCTGGGAATACTGAGGAAACTCGTCACCCAGGCAGACATCCTGGTGGAGAACTACCGGCCTCCCGTAAAGAAAAAACTCAAGATCGACTACGAGACCCTGAAAGAGATCAATCCCCGGTTGATCTACTGCAGCATCTCCGGGTTCGGCCAGACAGGGCCCTATGCCAACCGGGCCGGGTTCGACCCCATCGCGCAGGGCATGTCCGGTCTGTCGAGCGTGACAGGATGGAAACACACGGGCCCGGTCCGGGTGGGTGTTGCCATCGGGGACTCTCTGGGCGGAATCTTTGGGATGTACGGCATCCTTCTGGCCCTCATCGAGAGGGAGAAATCCGGAATGGGGCAGAAGGTGGAAACCTCGATCCTGGAGGGGCTCATCGCGGTCCTGGGATTCCAGGCCGCCAAGTACTTTGCCACAGGAGAGAGGCCGGAACCCCAGGGGAATGACCATGCCATGATGTCCCCCTACGGTACTTTCCGGACCAAGGACGGATTCATAAACATAGCCGCAGGCAACCAGGCCATGTGGGAGCGTCTGGCCAGGGCTCTTGGACTCGAACATCTCATAGAGGACGAGAGGTTTCTCACCGTGGCGGACAGGGTGAGGAATCGTCCTGAACTGACTCCCCTGCTCGAGGAAAAGCTCGTCGAGAAGACCACCGGACAGTGGGAAGAGATCCTCAACGAGGCAGGCGTGGCCAACGGTCCCATCCTTTACATAGATCAGGTCTTCCAGGATCCGCAGGTCCTGCATCAGCAGATGCTGCTGGAACAGGATCACCCGACCATCGGAAAGATCAAGACCATCGGATTCCCGACAAAGCTGAGCCGCACGCCGGCCTCCCTCCGGCTGCCCCCTCCCCTCATGGGTGAACACACCGAAGAGGTGTTGAAGGAACTCGGCTATTCAGAAGCAGAGATAGGCCGTCTGAGGGAGGAGAAAATCGTCTGAGGGCTCCCGGAAAATCTCCGGTAGATCGGGACCTCCCCCCCGGCCCCTTCCGCCGAGGGGGACCTCCCCTTTTACTCGATACCCGCCAGCCTCCGGGCGCACCTCTTCTTGTATTCCATGTCGGACTCTCTGTAGATCGTGAGTCTGTGGGCCGCAGCAGATCCCCCGCCATGGATGTCGGAGACCGTGTCGGCGCTCTCCGTGACCATCTTCTCCACCAGGCGGAAGAGCCTGATCCGGTTCATGGCGGGAACATGGGCCACCCCTTTGAGATATTTCTCGAGGAGGGGACCCACCTCCGGATTCCTCAGGTCTCTCTCAGATGGAAGATCGGCCACGAACCCGCCTGCCACGTCGACGAGCAGTCTCCCGACTTCCGCCATCTCCTTGCCCTCGTGGATCTTTGATGCATTGGCAAGGACAGGATCGATGAAGTATGTTCCCGAGGGTTCCTTCTTCCCCTCGTAGGATGCGGCGAGACTGCACCCGTAGAGGGTCTCTGCCCGGTGAATCATGTCAATGATCTTTTCCTTGATGTGGCTGACCCTGCCGGTTCCGTTGTAGTCGGCCATTAGCGCGGCTGCACCTATCATGGCATCGATCTTTCCGGCCTTGCACCCCCCATGGGACTGGCGGTGATAGGCGGAGAAGCGCCCCACGATCTCACCGGCAAACTCCACCTCGCCGCACATGAATACCCTCTCCCACGGCACAAAGACGTCGTCGAAGATGAGTGTGGGACAGTACTTGCTGTACCGGATGTTGCCGCAGTCCACACCCTCCAGCTCGCGGGTATCCAGAGACGTTCTGCCCACCACGTGGATCAGACCTCTGGTATCTGCAGGAACCGCAAAGGCCACCGCGTAGTCTTCGTCTCCCTTTCGGAGGGCCCGCGTGGGCAGTACGATGATCTCATGGGAGCTCAGCGATCCTGTCTGGTGCGCCTTGGCCCCCCGAACGGTAATGCCCGCCTGGTTCCTGTCGACCACCCTCAGATAGAGATCCCTGTCCTCCTGTTCGTGAGGGCTCAGGCTCCTGTCGCCCTTCACATCCGTGACGCCGGCATTTCCCGTGAGATCGTTTCTCTGCATGTACTTCAAGAAATCCATGAACCGACCGTAATAGGCGGTCCCGTACTTCTGGTCGATGTTATAGGTCACAATCGACAGCGCCCCGAGGCAGTCGAGGCCCGTACACCTCTGGAAGCAGGTCCCCACGTACCCCCCGAGAATTCGGTTGACTTTTACCCTCATGACCAGATCCTCGATGGACCGGGCGGGCAGGGTGAATCGGTTCACCACTTCTCCGGTCAGGGGCGATACCGTGGTGATCAGGTCTCTATAGTCCCCGGTCTCGGCCAGTTCATAGGTGGCCGCTGTCGCGTTGATTCCGGCGAATATCCGTGGATTGTCCACCGGATTCTCGATTCTTTCACCGAACATGTACACCGTGGGTTTGAGCCTTCTAAGACTATCGATATACTGTTCTCTTGTCTTCAGTGCCATTGTTCCCCCTGTGCTGAGCCCACCTCGAGGCCTCTCCGAAAGGCCTTGATGTTCATGTCTATCTTGGTCTTGGACACGGAGAAACGGATCGCTTCCTCCACAGCCGCCGGGGAGACGACCGGATCCGTGGCGATGAGAGCACCCAGGACCACCAGGTTGGCCACGATGCTGTTGTCGATCTCCCTGCCGGCAATGGTCGTGGCAGGAACCTTCACGATGCTGCACCCTTTGCAGGGAGAGTCATGAACCATGTCGGAATCGATGATCAGGGTGCCCCCCTGCTTCAACTGGTGGAGATAGCGCTGGACGGCCTGAGGGGCCTGGGCGATCAAGATGTCTGGGTGGACCACACGGGGATAGAGGATCGCCTCGTCGGAAATACTGACCCAGGTGACCGCGGCCCCGCCCCGCAACTCGGAGCTGTAAGACTGTGTCTGCAAGGCCTTCTTCTTGTCAAAGACAACCGCGGCGGTCCCCAGCAGGGTACCTGCCATGATGCTTCCCTGGCCTCCCACCCCTGCAATGATCAGGTCCGTCCTCATGGGCCCCTCCCCGCTCCTCTCTTTAGTCTCAGGATCTCCTCACAGAGCTCGGGCCTGTCCCGGTCTGCGAACTCTCCGACCACGATCCTGTCCCCCAGTTCCTCCGGCTTCATCGCCGAGGCCTTCTCGACCGAGATGGACTTCTCTTTGAACATCTCGAACATCTCCACGGCGCTTCCCGCACCCGTCTTTGCCCCGAATTGAACCGGGCACTGGGAGACAGCCTCGACAAAAGCAAATCCCTTCTTTCCGATAGCCCGTTTTATGCTCCGCGTCAGCCGCCTCGGATGGAATGTCGTCCACCGGGCCACATAGGAGGCCCCGGCAGCACGAACCATGGGAGCGATATCAAAGGCGTTCTCCAGGTTTCCGAGAGGCGTGGTAATGGTCCGGGCTCCCCTTGGGGTGGTGGGAGCAACCTGGCCTCCTGTCATCCCATAGATCCCGTTGTTGACACAGACCACCACCATCTCTATGTTCCGCCGGGCCGCGTGAATAAGGTGATTCCCCCCGATCGCCGTCAGATCTCCGTCGCCGCTGATAACCATTACTTTCTTTTCCGGAAGATTGAGCTTGATACCTGTGGCAAAGGCGATGGGCCGGCCATGGGTGGTGTGAAGAACATCGCCGTTGAAGTAAGGGCTGATAATCCAAGCCGCACAACCGATTCCGGAGACAAAGACAAAGTCATCCATCTCCATCTTGAGTTCGTCGATCGCCCTCAGGATGCACTGGAGAACCGTGCCGTCCCCGCAACCGGGACAGAATCCTGTCCCCTTCACAGAGGGACGGAGGTACTTTCTCAGCGGGTGCTCGGGGACCCTGTCGTTCATTTGAGTATCTCCTCGATCCTTCCCACCACATAGTCGAGTCCGTGTACCTGTCCCAAGACCTCCGGGCCCAGAAACTCGACCTCGGCCAGTCCCGCGGCCTCGGCCCTTACGTAGGGGAAATACTGTCCCGAGTTGTTCTCCAAGACGAGGATCCTCTTCACCCTCCCGGCAAGATCCCGGATCTCTCTTTCCGGGAAAGGCCAGGCCGTGATCACCCTCAGGTACCCGACATCGAAGCCCCTGGATCTGGCCGCCCGGACAGCCTCCTTTGCACAGCGGGCCACTGCCCCGTAGGAGACCAGGGCCAGATCGGCCTTGTCCGAGTCGACCTCCACCTGGACGATCTCTTCCCTGTGTTTGAGGATCTTCTGTCTCAACCTCCGGATGAATTTGTCGAGGGCGGTCGGATCGATGAGATTCCTGTTTCCGTGCTCATCATGACAGGAGCTGGTCACATGACTCTTGAACCCCCTGCCGAAGACCGGCATGGGGGCCACATCTTCGTCGAGAAAGACCCGTATCCGGCCGAGATCGGTTCCCGTCTCCGGTATCTTTCGGCGTACGAGCTCGATCTGATCCGGCTCTGGAATGACGACCTCCTCCCGCATGTGGCCGACAAAGGCGTCGGACATCACAAAGACAGGAACCCTGAACTTCTCTGCCAGATTGAAGGCCCGGACCGTTAGGTCGAACATCTCCTGGGGACTCCAGGGACAGAGGGCGATTATCTCGTAATCCCCATGAGAGCCCCGGCGCGGCTGGACCATGTCTCCCTGGAGGCCCATGGTGGGCGCACCTGTCGTAGGCCCTCCCCGCTGAACGTTGACCAGCACGCAGGGTGTCTCTACCCCCACGGCGAATCCGATATTCTCGAGCATCAGGCTGATCCCGGGGCCGGACGTGGGCACGATGACTTTGCTCCCGGTCCACGAAGCCCCGATAGCCGCGCATATGGCGCCGATCTCGTCCTCGGTCTGGAGGAAATACCCTCCCACCTCGGGCAGCCGCGCCGCAAG is a window encoding:
- a CDS encoding 4-hydroxybutyryl-CoA dehydratase, whose amino-acid sequence is MALKTREQYIDSLRRLKPTVYMFGERIENPVDNPRIFAGINATAATYELAETGDYRDLITTVSPLTGEVVNRFTLPARSIEDLVMRVKVNRILGGYVGTCFQRCTGLDCLGALSIVTYNIDQKYGTAYYGRFMDFLKYMQRNDLTGNAGVTDVKGDRSLSPHEQEDRDLYLRVVDRNQAGITVRGAKAHQTGSLSSHEIIVLPTRALRKGDEDYAVAFAVPADTRGLIHVVGRTSLDTRELEGVDCGNIRYSKYCPTLIFDDVFVPWERVFMCGEVEFAGEIVGRFSAYHRQSHGGCKAGKIDAMIGAAALMADYNGTGRVSHIKEKIIDMIHRAETLYGCSLAASYEGKKEPSGTYFIDPVLANASKIHEGKEMAEVGRLLVDVAGGFVADLPSERDLRNPEVGPLLEKYLKGVAHVPAMNRIRLFRLVEKMVTESADTVSDIHGGGSAAAHRLTIYRESDMEYKKRCARRLAGIE
- a CDS encoding 2-oxoglutarate synthase, with the protein product MNDRVPEHPLRKYLRPSVKGTGFCPGCGDGTVLQCILRAIDELKMEMDDFVFVSGIGCAAWIISPYFNGDVLHTTHGRPIAFATGIKLNLPEKKVMVISGDGDLTAIGGNHLIHAARRNIEMVVVCVNNGIYGMTGGQVAPTTPRGARTITTPLGNLENAFDIAPMVRAAGASYVARWTTFHPRRLTRSIKRAIGKKGFAFVEAVSQCPVQFGAKTGAGSAVEMFEMFKEKSISVEKASAMKPEELGDRIVVGEFADRDRPELCEEILRLKRGAGRGP
- a CDS encoding 2-oxoacid:acceptor oxidoreductase family protein gives rise to the protein MRTDLIIAGVGGQGSIMAGTLLGTAAVVFDKKKALQTQSYSSELRGGAAVTWVSISDEAILYPRVVHPDILIAQAPQAVQRYLHQLKQGGTLIIDSDMVHDSPCKGCSIVKVPATTIAGREIDNSIVANLVVLGALIATDPVVSPAAVEEAIRFSVSKTKIDMNIKAFRRGLEVGSAQGEQWH
- a CDS encoding purine/pyrimidine permease encodes the protein MAQERKWIIYTIEDKPPTGESIFLGIQHYLTMFGATVLIPLILAGQMKMSAGDTALLISTIFLNSGITTWLQSTIGNRLPVVQGGSFSFLPPAFVIIGATVGKGMGFEIAVQQITGAIILASAFEIVLGWTGVMGKVKKYVGPVTIGPTIALIGLALYKIGAPVAFSGGKGSSWLVAGLTIIALIVYSQFLGKKSRLFLLFPVLLAIVTGWVIAIIVSAIGLVGPGDPAYVDWSKVAAAPWLSYKPIVPFKWGFPQFNIAFALAMVAAYLASMIESIGDYYACARISEAPVPTADMISRGLGTEGIGCLIAGFLQTCNGSTTYSENIGAIGLTRVASRHVVRWGATVMIVLAFVTKFGAIFTTMPGPVVGAMYCGLFGMIAAVGLSNLVLCDMNSARNLFIIGFAFFMGLSVPEYFDKFPMGADWPLSVKWIGDIITTVGKTGMAVGGLIGLVLDNIVPGTEEERGLKAWAEAG
- a CDS encoding CoA transferase, whose protein sequence is MTQPLEGITVVDLTAAMAGPYCTQLLADFGARVLKIEPPGRGDMLRDFGPPYLKGESPYYLLNNRNKRSMTLDIRTDEGLGILRKLVTQADILVENYRPPVKKKLKIDYETLKEINPRLIYCSISGFGQTGPYANRAGFDPIAQGMSGLSSVTGWKHTGPVRVGVAIGDSLGGIFGMYGILLALIEREKSGMGQKVETSILEGLIAVLGFQAAKYFATGERPEPQGNDHAMMSPYGTFRTKDGFINIAAGNQAMWERLARALGLEHLIEDERFLTVADRVRNRPELTPLLEEKLVEKTTGQWEEILNEAGVANGPILYIDQVFQDPQVLHQQMLLEQDHPTIGKIKTIGFPTKLSRTPASLRLPPPLMGEHTEEVLKELGYSEAEIGRLREEKIV
- a CDS encoding 2-oxoacid:acceptor oxidoreductase subunit alpha — translated: MEESGVRSGRHFMMGNLACAEGAIAAGCRFAAGYPITPASEIAHALAARLPEVGGYFLQTEDEIGAICAAIGASWTGSKVIVPTSGPGISLMLENIGFAVGVETPCVLVNVQRGGPTTGAPTMGLQGDMVQPRRGSHGDYEIIALCPWSPQEMFDLTVRAFNLAEKFRVPVFVMSDAFVGHMREEVVIPEPDQIELVRRKIPETGTDLGRIRVFLDEDVAPMPVFGRGFKSHVTSSCHDEHGNRNLIDPTALDKFIRRLRQKILKHREEIVQVEVDSDKADLALVSYGAVARCAKEAVRAARSRGFDVGYLRVITAWPFPEREIRDLAGRVKRILVLENNSGQYFPYVRAEAAGLAEVEFLGPEVLGQVHGLDYVVGRIEEILK